Part of the Arthrobacter sp. MMS18-M83 genome is shown below.
CTTCGGAATCAACAACTGCCGCGGACAATTCCAGCCAGGATCTCCAGACGCTCGGCCACAATGTCACACCGGCAACTGCGCTGAATTCTGCGGATCCAGTTGCAAAGTCCTCCACTCCAGCCACATGAGAACGCGGAGATGCAAGCCGTCCGAGGAGGGATTTACAGCAGCAACCACGGCATCAAACAATCCGGATTGATTTAGTAACTTAACATAGTCCAAAACGGGCGCTGGCACGTAGCCGATTCGTTCGCCCGTCTCAGTTTGGATCGCCTGAGCCCTTGGATCCGCAACGTTGTCTGGCTCTGCAACAACTCGAAGGCCCGCCCCCTCCTTGAGTCGCCCGGAGTCGACCAGCTCCTGAGCTGCCGCGCTTTGATACTTGAGTCCGTGAACAGGCACTAAGAAGCGCAATGAGTCTTCAGCCAGGTCAACCTCCGGCTCGGCAAACATCTCATACGTATCGGCAACTCGTTTTCCAAATGACCGAGCCAAAATCTCAAAGGGGGCGGCGTCAGCAGGGAGTCCGAGCTTCTGCAACCACTCAACTCGATCGGGCCGCCGATGGCTCATGATTCGCCCCGAAAAGAATGGAAAGAGAACGGTTGACTCATAGGTGCGCGAGACGTCACGGAAACCAGGAATTGGTCGGAAGTTGGGGTTGTTCTCAACGCCTGGGAAGTAGCGAAAAGTGTATGTCCCATGGTGTTCCATGGCCCGTCCCAGCAACACGTAGGCTCGCGTCTCAGGATTCTGCCAAGAAACGAGGAGTGAGTTGGTCCTCGGGAGGGTTTCTGGCGTCGAGGGCCGATTCAGCAGCCGAGACATGAAACCAACCTTTCCTTGTTAATGCTGACAATCTTTGCAGCCAGCCTAGTGGCCTCCGCTGACATTTTACTTTGTTCAATGATCCGATTCGCTACCCCAACCTCGAATTGAAGCACAGACTCCCGCCAGTACCGCTGCGCGTCCGGGCCGCACCCTTCCAGGAAGTGCGCTGCGAAATCAACCAGCGAAGTCTTCGTATGTCCCTCGAACCGATACGCTGTGGCTTTCATCGCAAACTGCTTCAGAAGCGCCTCCGACGAGAGCACCCTCGCCAAACGGGGCCCTCTCGTGGTGACGCCAAGAGATGTTGCGTGATCATAGGACGGCGCCAAGTGCATCGTTCCTTTGGGAGTGATTTCGATCGCCCAATTTTCGCTGTGTCGATCGGTGTTCCCAATGAGGGCGTCAAAAATCAGGTATCCAGCGAACCAGTCAACAGCCCTCAGTCCTTCAACTGGGGCCGCGATGGGCGGCTCCAACTGCTCTAAGATCGTTCTGATCCAGTGCTCACTGTGTCCCGTCGAGCCCTTGGCACGCGGGTCGAAGTTCTCTACGAACTCGGACAGATACAGTGATGCGTGTTCGAGCTCGTTGTCCTCGTTGCTGACTATGTTCCGAGAGAGACACCCTCGAGAGCCTTTGAGGTATCCGAGTCGCACGTCGGCTGAAGGGATGCCGAACTGCTGTGCGAGGATGCTAGCCACCAGCTCTGAGCGATCCTCATGCTCGCTGCGGTTCTCTCGGTTCGGCTTATAGATCCAACGGCGGTCCGGCGACTCCGGGTCTCTGAACCAGGTCTTCTCGTTTTCGCCCGATGGTTCATCCCGATCCAACAGCCAGCCCGTTAGGTCCACGGCTTCGAACCGGGGGTCTGATGAGCCCGACAAGCTTCTCCTTTTCGACGTTGAGTAGCCCGAGCTGTGTGGGCTACAGGACCAGCAGTAGCAGTCCAAGAACAGACGGATGACACCGCTACCATCCGATATTCTTCGCCCTCACGTCCGAAGATGCTACGTGCAAGCCTGCCATAGCCCTCCTCAAGCGAGGCTTATCCGTGGTTTGGGGGGTCCAAGTAGCGTAGTTACTGGGGTGGGGAAGCTCGATGTTTCTTCCCGGGAGTGAGCGGACCGGTCACAGGTACTTCGACAGAACCCGCGCGAACCTATCTCCCATAGTCACGAGCCATTCGACGAGTTCCTGCGACTGAGTCTCGTCCAGGAAGTCGCCGGGACGGCTGATGATGAGTTTTGATGCCTTTCGTTCGGGCTTGTCGTCCCACTCGAGGACGAAGCCGAGGCCGGCTTCGATGGCCTCGCGCTGGGCCAGTAACTTCGAGTAGAGCTCCTTGTCGTTGCTGATCCAGAAAAGCGTTGTGGCGAGCTTTTTTTGGGAGTTGACCTGGAGCGAGATCTGCCCACGGGAATCTCCGATGCTGACGTCGTACCAATTTTGCGGAAAGGGCTTGCGCCAAGTGTCGATGTTTGGCGCATTCAATAGGCCGTAGTCCCGTACCCGCTCGAAGAATTCGAGCTGGGCATCCTTCACGGACACCTCCCTTCCGGCCCTGGCCTGAGGCTTGTTCTTCTTGCGGCGTGCAGCGACTGCGTCCCCGTCGACGTCAAGTCCGGCAGCTTCCGCGAGTTCTTCTGCTCCGATGAACTGCCCGGGATCCGCGTGGCCTTGTGCATCGAACCGGAGCCCCTCTTCCGTGAGCACTACGCGCGGGTCATCGACTCGGCCGGGCTCGGTCCAACGGAAACCAGGCGAGATCGTCCCGCCACTCTGCAAAACTCGCCAAGCGTTGGCCATCGGGAAGTTCGCGATTATCGCAGCCAACGGCTGGGCCCAGGTGCCGGCCACGATCGCGACGTCACCATACGAGGTCCAGCGTCCTGCCGGGATTTCGGCGACGATCGAAGCAACTTGGCTGCGCAGCGCTGACGGCTCGTCGCCCACGGCGATGATGCTCTCGTCCGGGCCTGGCCACAGCTCAATAATCTTCTCTGCCAATTCAGCGCTTCGTGCGCTGATCTCGTCGACGCCCCACGTTACGTGCGCGGCGATCGCCTGGTTCATCGAGACACCGCTCTTGGCCAGCATCTCGCGCTTTTCGTCGAACGGCTTGTTGCTGAGCTCGCTGTTGTACCCACTCAGGGTGAGGTTGCCGAGCGTATGCACGACCCGTTCGTGTTCGTAATCGATGTCCGTGCCGGTGCTGAAACCGGCCGCGAACGTATCGCGCACGGAATCAGTCATTGTCTGGGGTAAGACATGTTCTATCGTCAGATGCCTGGGGTCGAGCTCGACGATCTCCTTCGGCCGGCACGCCTCTTCGAGCCACTGCAGGATGAGCTTTTTCTGCGGCCCGCGCCCCTGCCAGTAGAACGCGATCGTCGTGACGGCCTCCCGAACCTGGGGGTCGGTCGCGAAGTACTTGCGGCCGCGGGACAAGTATTCGCGCAGCGCGACATCGATATGGTCCGCATCACTGATCGCACCCACAGCCTGGAGCAGCGTCCGGTTCAGGTTTGCGGTGGCGCGCCCGATCACGATCCGACGCACGAAGTACGACTCCAGATACGTCAGCGCGCGCACAACTTCATGCTCAGCAGCAGTTCCGG
Proteins encoded:
- a CDS encoding DUF4268 domain-containing protein, which produces MVRAENGTLAGVLEGKKQYQVPLYQRVYSWGKKQLDQLWSDVVELGRTLGEDPKASHFIGSLVLASSPDFGAIGVNKFLVVDGQQRLTTLTLLLAALRDHLIETGHADRASGIDAQYLINVFDNGKPLKVMPTQTDRPAYMAVLNRAPQAGGEDAVGDAYRFFRSKIAAADDPDDPYDLELLEAAVVRGLALVVVTAEPSDNAHRIFESLNNTGLRLTQSDLLKNYLFMRLGDRAEMVYENIWLPLEKNLEPENLELLFWLDLAQRDERAKQSDTYVGQQHRLESLKTIDEVEAEVIRIANLGDVLATILKPAGEKHPEIRRRLTRIRAWGSTTAYPLVMQILARRAAGTAAEHEVVRALTYLESYFVRRIVIGRATANLNRTLLQAVGAISDADHIDVALREYLSRGRKYFATDPQVREAVTTIAFYWQGRGPQKKLILQWLEEACRPKEIVELDPRHLTIEHVLPQTMTDSVRDTFAAGFSTGTDIDYEHERVVHTLGNLTLSGYNSELSNKPFDEKREMLAKSGVSMNQAIAAHVTWGVDEISARSAELAEKIIELWPGPDESIIAVGDEPSALRSQVASIVAEIPAGRWTSYGDVAIVAGTWAQPLAAIIANFPMANAWRVLQSGGTISPGFRWTEPGRVDDPRVVLTEEGLRFDAQGHADPGQFIGAEELAEAAGLDVDGDAVAARRKKNKPQARAGREVSVKDAQLEFFERVRDYGLLNAPNIDTWRKPFPQNWYDVSIGDSRGQISLQVNSQKKLATTLFWISNDKELYSKLLAQREAIEAGLGFVLEWDDKPERKASKLIISRPGDFLDETQSQELVEWLVTMGDRFARVLSKYL
- a CDS encoding HIRAN domain-containing protein, with translation MEHHGTYTFRYFPGVENNPNFRPIPGFRDVSRTYESTVLFPFFSGRIMSHRRPDRVEWLQKLGLPADAAPFEILARSFGKRVADTYEMFAEPEVDLAEDSLRFLVPVHGLKYQSAAAQELVDSGRLKEGAGLRVVAEPDNVADPRAQAIQTETGERIGYVPAPVLDYVKLLNQSGLFDAVVAAVNPSSDGLHLRVLMWLEWRTLQLDPQNSAQLPV
- a CDS encoding HipA domain-containing protein; its protein translation is MSGSSDPRFEAVDLTGWLLDRDEPSGENEKTWFRDPESPDRRWIYKPNRENRSEHEDRSELVASILAQQFGIPSADVRLGYLKGSRGCLSRNIVSNEDNELEHASLYLSEFVENFDPRAKGSTGHSEHWIRTILEQLEPPIAAPVEGLRAVDWFAGYLIFDALIGNTDRHSENWAIEITPKGTMHLAPSYDHATSLGVTTRGPRLARVLSSEALLKQFAMKATAYRFEGHTKTSLVDFAAHFLEGCGPDAQRYWRESVLQFEVGVANRIIEQSKMSAEATRLAAKIVSINKERLVSCLGC